In Tachypleus tridentatus isolate NWPU-2018 chromosome 7, ASM421037v1, whole genome shotgun sequence, a genomic segment contains:
- the LOC143257559 gene encoding uncharacterized protein LOC143257559 isoform X1, translating into MGSLQIFHVTGISLFFFFSLINIKLVHQTNVYRPPIFVYQLVSYLSTMKVITITVLISVFACVYGHPDEIIFHLLCKASPNAANAMRACMTFEPKDYQDMFEQCRIQNNAETDEALCDKWDEVFECAHENYDHDIIEYPVVEKCINKAYNDWKNGIL; encoded by the exons ATGGGTAGTTTACAAATCTTTCACGTGACCGggatatctctctttttttttttttctttaattaatataaagttagtACATCAAACAAACGTTTATAGACCACCGATCTTTGTTTATCAGCTAGTGTCATATCTTTCAACAATGAAGGTTATTACTATAACAGTTCTGATAAGTGTCTTTGCTTGCGTCTACGGTCATCCAGATGAAATAATTTTTCACTTGTTATGCA AAGCCAGTCCTAATGCCGCCAATGCCATGAGAGCATGCATGACTTTTGAACCTAAAGAC TATCAAGACATGTTTGAACAATGCAGAATCCAGAATAATGCTGAAACAGATGAAGCTTTGTGCGATAAATGGGATGAG gtttttGAATGTGCTCACGAAAACTAT GACCACGACATCATTGAATATCCAGTTGTAGAA AAATGTATAAACAAAGCATACAATGACTGGAAGAATGGGATCCTTTAA
- the LOC143257559 gene encoding uncharacterized protein LOC143257559 isoform X2, which yields MRACMTFEPKDYQDMFEQCRIQNNAETDEALCDKWDEVFECAHENYDHDIIEYPVVEKCINKAYNDWKNGIL from the exons ATGAGAGCATGCATGACTTTTGAACCTAAAGAC TATCAAGACATGTTTGAACAATGCAGAATCCAGAATAATGCTGAAACAGATGAAGCTTTGTGCGATAAATGGGATGAG gtttttGAATGTGCTCACGAAAACTAT GACCACGACATCATTGAATATCCAGTTGTAGAA AAATGTATAAACAAAGCATACAATGACTGGAAGAATGGGATCCTTTAA